One region of Nitrospirota bacterium genomic DNA includes:
- a CDS encoding DUF5615 family PIN-like protein yields MKYYIDEDISPTIAEILKKHHIDAISAYEAGMAQAADIEHLRRAASERRCLITRNRNDYIRLTVQFFNEHHPHNGVLIMPYTLPGDKFSFIAKAIIKYDSKHPQDSLEPYTFDFLEA; encoded by the coding sequence TTGAAATATTACATTGATGAGGACATCAGCCCGACAATTGCAGAAATCCTGAAAAAACATCATATAGATGCCATAAGCGCTTATGAAGCCGGAATGGCACAAGCTGCCGATATAGAGCATCTTCGGCGCGCTGCATCTGAAAGAAGATGTCTTATAACCCGCAACAGGAATGACTATATCCGCTTAACTGTGCAGTTCTTTAACGAGCATCACCCGCATAATGGAGTGCTGATAATGCCCTATACGCTCCCCGGCGATAAATTCTCTTTCATAGCGAAAGCCATTATTAAATATGACTCAAAACACCCGCAAGATTCCTTAGAGCCGTATACTTTTGATTTTCTTGAAGCATAG